A DNA window from Zingiber officinale cultivar Zhangliang chromosome 3A, Zo_v1.1, whole genome shotgun sequence contains the following coding sequences:
- the LOC122051990 gene encoding uncharacterized protein LOC122051990 isoform X2 gives MMQARWLAKLGRDVLSSSRSVIFLLPSRCLAASAFSTNPIRKPVSHAFIFTARRHSQSPGLGFYPTSPFLQAIQARLYAAEDRSRAPLKPVKSKVKKYKLKSYSSFKFRFRTMNDGQIRRWRAGKRHNAHLKKTKTKEK, from the exons ATGATGCAGGCGAGATGGCTCGCCAAGCTCGGTCGAGATGTGCTCTCCTCTTCCCGTTCCGTCATCTTTCTTCTCCCTTCACGATGTCTGGCAGCATCGGCGTTCTCCACGAATCCAATCCGTAAGCCCGTCTCCCATGCCTTCATTTTCACGGCCCGTCGTCACAGCCAGTCGccaggtttagggttttaccctacCTCTCCTTTCCTCCAG GCGATTCAAGCTCGTCTTTATGCCGCAGAGGATAGATCTCGAGCACCGCTGAAGCCGGTTAAGTCTAAAGTGAAGAAATACAAGCTGAAGTCTTACTC GTCTTTTAAGTTCAGATTTAGGACCATGAATGATGGACAGATACGGAGATGGAGGGCTGGAAAGAGGCACAATGCACACTTGAAG